A window of Roseateles sp. XES5 genomic DNA:
GTTACCGAAGTGGCCGTCGCCGCCGAGGAAGCTCCCGTCGAAGCCGTTGCCGAGGAGGCTGTCGCCGAGGAAGCGCCGGCCAAGCCGAAGCGTGCCCGCCGCAGCCGCGCCAAGGTCGCCACGGAAACCGCGACCGACGAAGCCGCCCGCAGCGAGATCGAGGCACAGCCCGCCCCGGTTGCCGCCGCCGAGGAAGCCGCCCCGGTCGAGCCGGATGTGGCGGAAGCCTCCGCCGATCTCGAGGAGCCGGCCAAGCCGGTGCGCGGCAATCGCGACATCTCCAAGATCGCGTCCGAGCCGGTGGTGAAGTCCTCCACGGCCAAGGAAGCCGCGCCCGAGGATGAGTCGGACAAGCCCAAGAAGGGCGGCTGGTGGCAGCGCCGCGGCTTCTTCTAAGCCCGTGCTTCTCTTCTGAAATCGAAAAGGCCCGGAGCGATCCGGGCCTTTTTCGTTGCTGCGCAGTTCCGGCGAAGACCGGCTCCCGAAGCTGCTCTATCCGCTGTTCTCTCACGCATGATCCGACGCCAAAGCGATATCGCTTCGGCTGGAAATGCTCTTTCCTCCTGTCGCATTGTCCGACGCCGAAGCCTGCCGCTTCGGCTGGAAATGCTTCTGCTCAAATCGGGTGGCTGGCCCCTTGCCCTTCTGCGACACACCGCTCGTCAGAAACCCGCAAGGAGAAAATCCCATGACCCGCCTCACCGACAAGGTTGCCATCATCACCGGCGCAAGCTCGGGCATCGGCCGCGCCGCCGCGCTGCTCTTCGCCCGTCAGGGCGCGAAACTCGTGCTTTCGGCGCGCGGGGCCGAACGGCTCGAAGCCGTCGCGCAAGAGATCCGGCAGGAGGGTGGCGCCGCCATCGCGATTGCCGGCGACGTCAGCGACGAAGCCCATCACAAGGCGCTGGTCGAGACCGCGCAAACGCAGTTCGGCGGCCTCGACGTCGCCTTCAACAATGCTGGCACGACGGGGCCGGTCGGCCCGCTGCCGGAACTTTCGGCCGCCGAATGGCAGGCGGTGCTGGGCATCAATCTGACGAGCGGCTTTCTTGCCGCCAAATACCAGCTTCCGGCGCTGGAGGCGCGCGGCGGCGGCAGCCTCGTCTTCACCTCGACCTTCGTCGGCTATACCGCCGGCTTTCCGGGCCTCGCCGCCTATGCGGCCTCGAAATCCGGGCTCGTCGGCCTCGTGCAGGTGCTCGCCTCGGAATACGGTCCGAAGGGCATTCGCGTGAATGCGCTGCTGCCCGGCGCGACGGATACACCGATGGGACGGCACGTCGCCAACACGCCCGAGGCGCTGCAGTTCGTCGCCGGCCTCAATGCCTTCAAGCGCATCGCCGCGCCGGAGGAAATCGCCGAAGCCGCGCTCTTCCTCTGCTCGGACGCCGCCAGCTTCACCACCGGCACGGCCATGCTCGTCGATGGGGGCGTGTCGATCAACCGGGTCTGAGCCGGGTCTGAGAAAGTGATTCAAGCGCCTGAAACATCGATTCCGTTTCCGCCCGCAAGGGCCTGAAACGGAATCCCTTTTCCCTCAGGCGAGCCAGGCCGCGAGGCGGTCCACCGCCTCGCTCATCTCCTCGAAGGAGCCGGCATAGGAAAAGCGCATGGTGTGGTGGCCGTCCTTCGGGTCGAAGTCGATGCCGGGCGTCGCCGCCACGTCGGTCTCGGCCAGCATGCGGCGGGCAAAGGCCATGCTGTCATTGGTGACCTGGCTGACATCGACATAGGCGTAGAAGGCGCCGTCCATCGGCGAGGCGATGGGCAGGCCGAGTTCCGGCAGGCGCCGGACGAGGAAATCGCGGTTGGCGCGGTAGGCGTCGCGATAGACGTTCAGTTCCGCCTCCGCGCCGAGCGCCGCCTCGGCGGCGATCTGCGAGAGTTCCGGCGCGGAGATGTAGAGGCTCTGGGCGATGCGCTCGACCGGGCGCACCAGCGCCTCCGGCAGCACCATCCAGCCGATGCGCCAGCCGGTCATGCAATAGTATTTCGAGAAGGAGTTGATGATGACGGCCTCTTCGCCGAATTCCAGCGCCGTCGCCTCTTCGCCGACGAAGGTGAGGCCGTGATAGATCTCGTCCGAGATGAAGGCGATGGCATTGTCGCGGCAATAGGCCGAGAGCGCCGCGAGATTGGCCCGGCCCGTCACGGTGCCGGTCGGATTGGCGGGGCTGGCGAGGAGCACGCCGTCGATGCGGCCATGGGCGGCTGCGGCCGCCGCCAGCGCCTCGGGCGTCAGCGTGAAGCCGTTTTCCGCGCTCACCTCGATTTCCACCGTCTCGATACCGAGGGCGGCGAGGATGTTGCGATAGGCCGGATAGCCGGGGCGCGCGATGGCGACGCGGTCGCCGGCATCGAACAGGGCGAGAAAGGCGAGATTGAAGCCGGCGGAGGAGCCGGTCGTGATGGCGATGCGGCCGGGATCGACCGAGACGCCATGCCGGGTGCGGTAGAAATCGGAAATCGCCTGGCGGAGCGAAGGAAGGCCGAGCGCGTCCGTATAGCCGATGCGGCCGATCTCCAGCGCCCGGCGGGCGGCAGCGCGGGCGGCCGCCGGCGCGGGGTGCACGGGCTGGCCGACGGCCATGGAAATCACCGGCCGGCCGGCGGCCCGGCGCTTCGTCGCCTCGGCGAGCACATCCATGGCATGAAAGGGTTCGACGGCGCCGCGGCGGGAGAGTTTCATGGGAGGCCTTCCGGTTTCAGACGTGCCGTCTTCCTGCCGCAGAACGCCGGCATTCACAA
This region includes:
- a CDS encoding SDR family oxidoreductase; the encoded protein is MTRLTDKVAIITGASSGIGRAAALLFARQGAKLVLSARGAERLEAVAQEIRQEGGAAIAIAGDVSDEAHHKALVETAQTQFGGLDVAFNNAGTTGPVGPLPELSAAEWQAVLGINLTSGFLAAKYQLPALEARGGGSLVFTSTFVGYTAGFPGLAAYAASKSGLVGLVQVLASEYGPKGIRVNALLPGATDTPMGRHVANTPEALQFVAGLNAFKRIAAPEEIAEAALFLCSDAASFTTGTAMLVDGGVSINRV
- a CDS encoding pyridoxal phosphate-dependent aminotransferase translates to MKLSRRGAVEPFHAMDVLAEATKRRAAGRPVISMAVGQPVHPAPAAARAAARRALEIGRIGYTDALGLPSLRQAISDFYRTRHGVSVDPGRIAITTGSSAGFNLAFLALFDAGDRVAIARPGYPAYRNILAALGIETVEIEVSAENGFTLTPEALAAAAAAHGRIDGVLLASPANPTGTVTGRANLAALSAYCRDNAIAFISDEIYHGLTFVGEEATALEFGEEAVIINSFSKYYCMTGWRIGWMVLPEALVRPVERIAQSLYISAPELSQIAAEAALGAEAELNVYRDAYRANRDFLVRRLPELGLPIASPMDGAFYAYVDVSQVTNDSMAFARRMLAETDVAATPGIDFDPKDGHHTMRFSYAGSFEEMSEAVDRLAAWLA